One Setaria viridis chromosome 3, Setaria_viridis_v4.0, whole genome shotgun sequence DNA window includes the following coding sequences:
- the LOC117849053 gene encoding protein S40-2, which produces MCLAPAATAAAMEMEEIQEADVLWPDHHQDHRHCHGHQQQLEAAGNKQPRGDAPGGGEDDARRRAAGSSAPVGIRAGTTGPPSWAWSYDGDEHAAAFVPPHVLLAARRRCSEGRAASSVCVGQGRTLKGRDLQSVRTAVLRMTGFLET; this is translated from the coding sequence ATGTGCTTagctccggcggcgacggcggcggccatggagatggaggagatCCAAGAAGCCGACGTGCTATGGCCGGACCACCACCAAGACCACCGCCACTGCCAcggccaccagcagcagctcgaGGCGGCGGGCAACAAGCAGCCCCGGGGCGACGCCCCGGGCGGAGGCGAAGACGACGCGCGTCGCCGTGCAGCAGGCTCGTCGGCGCCCGTGGGCATCCGCGCGGGGACGACCGGCCCGCCGTCGTGGGCCTGGAGCTacgacggcgacgagcacgCGGCGGCGTTCGTGCCGCCCCACGTGTTgctggcggcgaggcggcggtgctcggAGGGGAGGGCGGCCTCGTCCGTGTGCGTGGGGCAGGGGCGCACGCTCAAGGGCCGCGACCTCCAGTCCGTGCGCACGGCCGTGCTCCGCATGACCGGATTCCTCGAGACCTGA